In Fictibacillus halophilus, a single genomic region encodes these proteins:
- a CDS encoding helix-turn-helix domain-containing protein, producing MKSEKQLMSLINAAQVLSSTLDVDQVLDRLIDEVINVIDGAHAVILFIYDPKKKKLIINKCKGFNQTYMKHIALNKDEGMTGKTFMTQKAQIFSHIQDTSKGMENIQPENQKNFHKALGDLHQYPISTICAPLLSKEGCLGVLTIDSFSENILFNHEDLTMLETFASQASIAIENAKLFTHQERSKRIHSELARASVSQQGLETVTFTLSNLIQRHVCLFNEFMDLITASSLEAEQIGKVAVESYEDLFDQIILGHSTQVNKQIEARSVHLFPIITDKVAIGAMAIFGEPHDELDVLDELAIDLASNLFAIELMGQERMLSDLYKYEGYLLEQLLNHKFESFTPPQRSIVGISDHNRNLCVNIKISNQLLPFQELSSRKQLFNRLLFRELQKLEYKILVLDRNMEYDILVIIHNKKEEEEVLLQLSDFFSTLRTLLSSKTSFVFHVGLGRMFTKLGDIDSSYRDAIRCAEYVQKHRSEEVALSYKELGIYQLFLKHDRDELADYITDLLGPLIKYDQDHATELVETLHTYLQCKQNMTKTAAESFVHLNTIKYRLQKIKEILRVEKLQGKELFELQLAIYLQEFVKIKY from the coding sequence TTGAAATCTGAAAAACAGTTAATGAGTTTGATTAACGCAGCTCAGGTTCTTTCATCTACTCTGGATGTGGATCAAGTTCTAGATAGGTTGATCGATGAAGTAATAAATGTAATCGATGGAGCACATGCGGTTATTCTTTTTATTTATGACCCGAAAAAAAAGAAACTTATCATCAATAAATGCAAAGGGTTTAATCAAACATACATGAAGCATATTGCACTGAATAAGGATGAAGGAATGACAGGCAAAACATTCATGACTCAAAAAGCTCAGATTTTTAGCCACATTCAAGATACGTCAAAAGGAATGGAAAATATTCAGCCAGAAAATCAGAAAAATTTTCATAAAGCCTTGGGAGATTTGCATCAATATCCGATAAGCACTATTTGTGCGCCATTGCTCTCAAAAGAAGGTTGTCTGGGTGTTCTCACAATAGATAGCTTCTCTGAGAATATATTATTCAATCATGAAGACCTCACAATGTTAGAAACGTTTGCCAGTCAGGCATCGATCGCTATAGAAAATGCAAAGCTATTCACTCATCAAGAACGATCAAAACGTATTCATTCAGAACTAGCAAGAGCATCTGTATCTCAACAAGGATTAGAAACTGTAACATTTACTTTAAGTAATTTGATTCAAAGACACGTTTGTTTATTTAATGAGTTTATGGATTTAATCACTGCATCTTCTTTAGAAGCAGAGCAAATCGGGAAAGTAGCAGTAGAATCGTATGAAGACTTATTTGATCAAATTATACTAGGTCATTCAACACAGGTTAATAAACAAATTGAAGCGCGGTCTGTTCACTTATTTCCCATAATTACAGATAAAGTAGCAATTGGTGCGATGGCTATCTTTGGTGAGCCTCATGATGAACTCGATGTTCTGGATGAACTAGCAATTGATTTAGCTAGTAATCTATTTGCAATTGAATTAATGGGTCAGGAAAGAATGTTGTCTGATCTGTATAAATATGAGGGATACCTCCTAGAACAGCTTCTTAATCATAAATTTGAATCATTTACACCGCCGCAACGAAGCATTGTTGGGATTTCTGATCATAACAGAAACTTATGTGTAAATATAAAAATCTCTAATCAGCTCCTTCCTTTTCAGGAACTTAGCAGCCGAAAGCAATTATTTAACCGCTTATTATTTAGAGAACTACAGAAACTGGAGTATAAGATCCTTGTTCTGGATCGCAACATGGAGTATGACATCCTTGTCATTATCCATAATAAAAAGGAAGAAGAAGAGGTTCTATTGCAGCTCTCGGATTTTTTTTCAACCTTAAGAACGTTGCTTTCTTCCAAAACGTCATTCGTGTTTCATGTGGGATTAGGACGAATGTTCACTAAACTTGGTGATATTGACAGTTCATATAGAGATGCTATCAGATGTGCAGAATATGTACAGAAGCATCGTTCGGAAGAGGTTGCCCTTTCTTATAAAGAGCTAGGGATCTATCAATTATTTTTAAAGCATGATCGAGACGAGCTGGCCGATTATATAACAGACTTGCTAGGTCCGCTCATTAAGTACGATCAAGACCATGCCACTGAATTAGTAGAAACACTACACACGTATTTACAATGTAAGCAAAATATGACAAAGACTGCAGCGGAGAGCTTCGTTCACTTAAATACGATTAAATACAGGCTGCAGAAAATCAAAGAGATT